Proteins found in one Paraburkholderia caballeronis genomic segment:
- a CDS encoding fumarylacetoacetate hydrolase family protein has translation MAFVFTPEAPVAVPVAGSGDQFAVRRVYCVGRNYAAHAREMGFDPDREPPFFFCKPGDAVVPVAYGETLELAYPAQTQNYHYEAELVAVIGRSGADIPLENALDYVWGYAVGLDMTRRDLQMKMREMGRPWEIGKAFDRSAPIGPIHRASDVGHFEQAGLWLTVNGETKQKSDVSHLIWSVAETVAYLSKFFRLEPGDVIFTGTPEGVGPVKAGETMAVGVERLGELTVRVV, from the coding sequence ATGGCTTTTGTCTTCACCCCCGAGGCGCCCGTCGCCGTTCCGGTCGCCGGCAGCGGCGATCAATTCGCGGTGCGCCGCGTGTACTGCGTCGGCCGCAACTACGCGGCGCACGCGCGCGAGATGGGCTTCGATCCGGACCGCGAGCCGCCGTTCTTCTTCTGCAAGCCGGGCGACGCGGTCGTGCCGGTCGCCTACGGCGAAACGCTCGAACTCGCATATCCGGCGCAGACCCAGAACTACCACTACGAGGCCGAACTGGTCGCGGTGATCGGCAGGAGCGGCGCGGACATTCCGCTCGAAAACGCGCTCGATTACGTGTGGGGTTACGCGGTCGGTCTCGACATGACGCGCCGCGACCTGCAGATGAAGATGCGCGAGATGGGCCGTCCGTGGGAGATCGGCAAGGCGTTCGACCGCTCCGCGCCGATCGGTCCGATCCACCGCGCGAGCGACGTCGGCCACTTCGAGCAGGCCGGCCTGTGGCTCACCGTGAACGGCGAGACGAAGCAGAAGAGCGACGTGTCGCACCTGATCTGGTCGGTCGCGGAGACGGTCGCGTACCTGTCGAAGTTCTTCCGCCTCGAACCGGGCGACGTGATCTTCACCGGCACGCCCGAAGGCGTCGGCCCGGTGAAGGCGGGCGAGACGATGGCCGTCGGCGTCGAGCGCCTCGGCGAACTGACGGTCCGCGTGGTCTGA
- a CDS encoding BufA1 family periplasmic bufferin-type metallophore has translation MKTQLSRHAAIAAALAGLATATVGVAHADDTVQCYGVAKAGQNDCASKTGVHDCAGQAKVDHDKGDFKTMPKGTCDKLGGTAEK, from the coding sequence ATGAAAACGCAACTCAGCCGCCACGCGGCAATCGCCGCCGCGTTGGCGGGCCTCGCGACGGCGACTGTCGGCGTCGCGCACGCGGACGACACCGTGCAGTGCTACGGCGTCGCGAAGGCCGGCCAGAACGACTGCGCGAGCAAGACCGGCGTGCACGACTGCGCGGGCCAGGCGAAGGTGGATCACGACAAGGGCGACTTCAAGACCATGCCGAAGGGCACCTGCGACAAGCTCGGCGGCACGGCGGAGAAATGA
- a CDS encoding porin gives MNRAAVRAAGTIVAGTLSVGAAAQSSVALYGELDAGFAYVNNVGGRAQYRTTSGLIDGSYWGLEGAEDLGGGAKALFRFERGFSVSSGEEFNDHPAYVGLGSDAYGQVTLGHQYDSIHDYFAPFTLTGGNGGTAFAHPFDNDNANNSYLAANSIKYASPSYDGFTFGGMYAFSNGAGRFAENRAYSIGANYSAGAFNAGAAWLRANGRGVTPSGAYDPFVLPGPDGSLVSASVRKQDTVGVGASYALGDVTLAGAWSRSISTGVADADSGAPLASIAFSNYEANATWQLLPALALAGMYVYTNASNAHWHTGAVQANYQFSKRTDVYAEALYQRASSGAPAVINTNDPSSGRNQLMIAAGVRHRF, from the coding sequence CGACGCCGGTTTCGCGTACGTCAACAACGTCGGCGGCCGCGCGCAGTACCGCACGACGTCCGGGCTGATCGACGGCAGCTACTGGGGGCTGGAGGGCGCGGAAGATCTCGGCGGCGGCGCGAAGGCGCTGTTCCGTTTCGAGCGCGGTTTTTCGGTGTCGAGCGGCGAGGAATTCAACGATCACCCGGCGTACGTGGGGCTCGGATCGGATGCATATGGACAGGTGACGCTCGGCCACCAGTACGACTCGATCCACGACTACTTCGCGCCGTTCACGCTGACGGGCGGCAACGGCGGCACCGCGTTCGCGCACCCGTTCGACAACGACAACGCGAACAACTCGTACCTCGCCGCGAACTCGATCAAGTACGCGAGCCCGTCGTACGACGGCTTCACGTTCGGCGGCATGTACGCGTTCTCGAACGGCGCGGGGCGCTTCGCGGAGAACCGCGCGTACAGCATCGGCGCGAACTACTCGGCCGGCGCGTTCAATGCGGGCGCCGCGTGGCTGCGCGCGAACGGGCGCGGCGTGACGCCGTCCGGCGCATACGACCCGTTCGTGCTGCCGGGGCCGGATGGCTCGCTCGTCAGCGCGAGCGTGCGCAAGCAGGATACGGTCGGCGTCGGCGCGAGTTACGCGCTCGGCGACGTGACGCTCGCGGGCGCATGGTCGCGCTCGATCAGCACCGGCGTCGCCGACGCGGACAGCGGCGCGCCGCTCGCGTCGATCGCGTTCAGCAACTACGAGGCGAATGCGACATGGCAACTGCTGCCGGCGCTCGCGCTGGCGGGCATGTACGTGTACACGAACGCGTCGAACGCGCACTGGCACACCGGCGCGGTGCAGGCGAACTACCAGTTCTCGAAGCGCACGGACGTGTATGCGGAGGCGCTGTACCAGCGCGCGTCGTCGGGCGCGCCGGCGGTGATCAACACGAACGACCCGTCGAGTGGCCGCAATCAGTTGATGATTGCCGCGGGCGTCCGGCATCGGTTCTAG
- a CDS encoding MNIO family bufferin maturase, with protein sequence MSAPRAPAGVGIGLRHAHYDAFVAGPPPAVAWVEVHSENYFGDGGYDLHVLDIVRRDRAVSLHGVGLGLGSAGPLDATHLARLRRLVERIEPAVVSEHLCWGAVAGGHLHDLLPMPLTRAALDLVCGRVAQMQDALRRPVLIENVSAYVRFRADQYGETAFLAELARRTGCGVLLDVNNLYVNQRNHGEDALAAMAALPADVVGEIHLAGHRVTEAAVIDDHGSRVAPAVWALYDAALDRFGNVPTLIEWDTDVPPLDVLLDEARIARERMAAARADAVRNGAHP encoded by the coding sequence ATGAGCGCGCCGCGCGCGCCGGCAGGCGTCGGCATCGGGCTGCGCCACGCGCATTACGACGCGTTCGTCGCCGGTCCGCCGCCTGCCGTCGCCTGGGTCGAAGTCCACAGCGAAAACTACTTCGGCGACGGCGGCTACGACCTGCACGTGCTCGACATCGTGCGGCGCGACCGGGCAGTCAGCCTGCATGGCGTCGGGCTGGGCCTCGGTTCGGCGGGACCGCTCGACGCTACGCATCTGGCGCGTCTGCGGCGGCTCGTCGAACGGATCGAGCCGGCGGTCGTCTCCGAGCATCTGTGCTGGGGGGCGGTCGCGGGCGGACATCTGCACGACCTGCTGCCGATGCCGCTCACGCGCGCGGCGCTCGATCTCGTCTGCGGGCGCGTCGCGCAGATGCAGGATGCGCTGCGCCGGCCGGTGCTGATCGAGAACGTGTCCGCCTACGTGCGGTTTCGCGCCGACCAGTACGGCGAGACGGCGTTTCTCGCGGAACTGGCGCGGCGCACCGGCTGCGGCGTGTTGCTCGACGTGAACAACCTGTACGTGAACCAGCGCAATCATGGCGAGGACGCGCTTGCCGCGATGGCCGCGCTGCCGGCAGACGTCGTCGGCGAGATCCATCTGGCCGGTCATCGGGTGACGGAGGCGGCGGTGATCGACGATCACGGTTCGCGCGTCGCGCCGGCCGTGTGGGCGCTTTACGACGCGGCGCTCGACCGGTTCGGCAACGTGCCGACGCTGATCGAATGGGATACCGACGTGCCGCCGCTCGACGTGCTGCTGGACGAAGCGCGGATCGCGCGCGAGCGGATGGCGGCGGCGCGGGCCGACGCCGTCCGGAACGGAGCGCATCCGTGA
- the gtdA gene encoding gentisate 1,2-dioxygenase: MSATAPLSDTRRAYYGQIAQQRLAPLWESLHNLVPKTPQPKALPAIWKYAQIRDLVMQAGAVISAEEAVRRVLVLENPGLPGKSALTPNLYAGLQLILPGEIAPSHRHTQSALRFIVEGKGAWTAVNGERTTMHPGDFIITPSWTWHDHGNPSADEGGEPVVWLDGLDIPLVAHLDAGFAQSYPEATQPVSRPEGDSFARFGHNMVPVRHRVTDPTSPIFSYPYARSREALDVLYRGGELDPWDGVKLRYVNPATGGWPMPTIATFMQFLPTGFRGRTYRSTDSTVYCVVEGKGTAHVGGESFAFDARDVFVAPSWQPVRLDADSDAVLFSYSDRPVLAALNLLREERV; the protein is encoded by the coding sequence ATGTCCGCAACCGCCCCCCTTTCCGATACCCGCCGCGCGTATTACGGGCAGATCGCCCAGCAACGGCTCGCGCCGCTGTGGGAGTCGCTGCACAACCTCGTGCCGAAGACCCCGCAGCCGAAGGCGCTGCCCGCGATCTGGAAGTACGCGCAGATCCGCGATCTGGTGATGCAGGCCGGCGCGGTCATCAGCGCGGAAGAGGCCGTGCGCCGCGTGCTCGTGCTGGAGAACCCGGGCCTGCCCGGCAAGTCCGCGCTGACGCCGAACCTGTACGCGGGCCTGCAACTGATCCTGCCCGGCGAGATCGCGCCGAGCCACCGCCATACGCAGTCCGCGCTGCGCTTCATCGTCGAAGGCAAGGGCGCGTGGACCGCGGTGAACGGCGAGCGCACGACGATGCATCCGGGCGACTTCATCATCACGCCGTCGTGGACGTGGCACGACCACGGCAATCCGTCCGCCGACGAAGGCGGGGAGCCGGTCGTGTGGCTCGACGGCCTCGACATTCCGCTCGTCGCGCATCTCGACGCGGGTTTCGCGCAGAGCTACCCGGAAGCGACGCAGCCGGTGTCGCGGCCCGAAGGCGACAGCTTCGCGCGCTTCGGCCACAACATGGTGCCGGTGCGCCACCGCGTGACCGATCCGACCTCGCCGATCTTCAGCTACCCGTATGCGCGCAGCCGCGAGGCGCTGGACGTGCTGTACCGCGGCGGCGAACTCGACCCGTGGGACGGCGTGAAGCTGCGTTACGTGAACCCGGCGACCGGCGGCTGGCCGATGCCGACGATCGCGACGTTCATGCAGTTCCTGCCGACGGGCTTTCGCGGCCGCACGTACCGCAGCACCGATTCGACCGTCTACTGCGTCGTCGAGGGCAAGGGGACCGCGCACGTCGGCGGCGAGTCGTTCGCGTTCGACGCGCGCGACGTGTTCGTCGCGCCGTCGTGGCAGCCGGTGCGGCTCGACGCGGACAGCGACGCCGTGCTGTTCAGCTACTCGGACCGGCCGGTGCTCGCCGCGCTGAACCTGCTGCGCGAGGAACGCGTTTAA
- a CDS encoding LysR substrate-binding domain-containing protein — protein sequence MTDWTHRLRLRHLQWLLSVAETRNLSQSAAALNTTQPALSKWLKELQEDIGLPLFERHARGLRPTAYGEALIEHAKRIEAHLDSARDDMAALIDGGSGLVSIGTSGVSAADTVPLAVARLLRQMPRAQVRLIESTMNLMMPQLVRGELDVVVGRAASETDDPRLRSETLYREPINFVSGIVHPLAGRDALDWDDLSGYGWIVWPHGTPVRKALDTALAAAGRTMPRHSVESNSSILNITLLNHSELVGVASHRAALRFERQGVLRVLPMQLTGHGAVSMYWRDDSLSRAAVAAALDHLRACAREGLDAADDLDADAAG from the coding sequence ATGACGGACTGGACTCATCGGCTGCGGCTGCGCCATCTGCAGTGGCTGCTGAGCGTCGCGGAGACACGCAACCTGAGCCAGTCGGCGGCCGCGCTGAACACGACGCAGCCGGCGCTTTCGAAATGGCTGAAGGAGTTGCAGGAGGACATCGGGCTGCCGCTGTTCGAGCGGCACGCGCGCGGTCTGCGGCCGACCGCGTACGGCGAGGCGCTGATCGAGCATGCGAAGCGCATCGAAGCGCACCTCGACTCCGCGCGCGACGACATGGCCGCGCTGATCGACGGCGGCAGCGGACTGGTGTCGATCGGCACGTCGGGGGTGTCGGCCGCGGACACGGTGCCGCTCGCGGTCGCGCGGCTGCTGCGGCAGATGCCGCGCGCGCAGGTGCGGCTGATCGAAAGCACGATGAACCTGATGATGCCGCAGCTCGTGCGCGGCGAACTCGACGTCGTGGTCGGCCGCGCCGCGAGCGAGACCGACGATCCGCGCCTGAGAAGCGAGACGCTGTATCGCGAGCCGATCAACTTCGTGAGCGGCATCGTGCATCCGCTCGCCGGGCGCGACGCGCTTGACTGGGACGACCTGTCCGGCTACGGGTGGATTGTCTGGCCGCACGGCACGCCGGTGCGCAAGGCGCTCGACACCGCGCTCGCGGCGGCCGGCAGGACGATGCCGCGGCACAGCGTCGAGTCGAACTCGTCGATCCTGAACATCACGCTGCTCAACCATAGCGAACTGGTCGGCGTCGCATCGCACCGGGCGGCGCTGCGCTTTGAGCGGCAGGGTGTACTGCGCGTGCTGCCGATGCAGTTGACCGGACACGGCGCGGTGTCGATGTACTGGCGCGACGACAGCCTGAGCCGCGCTGCGGTCGCGGCGGCGCTCGACCATCTGCGCGCCTGTGCGCGCGAAGGCCTGGACGCCGCCGACGACCTCGACGCGGACGCGGCCGGCTAG
- a CDS encoding HvfC/BufC family peptide modification chaperone, which produces MSGGAELETLQRLFADALDDPPRDAQLSAHLRPVVDLQDPLEGSRSSDLAHRDHAAATDAQQAAHHARIGLYRGNVRAARRRALASAYPVLLALTGDPYFDALSLAYARANPSPDADLNRFGAALADFVARYEPDPRHAYFAGVARLEWALHKAAFAADVVPLSPQQWLAMDPAALSDARLAVHPACVALASPFAVDAIWRAHQPGGAWPGRIDTPSWSLVVRPQWRPGVLSQTAAAHAAFVALQNGATLDDALAAGFDLDPGFDFPTQWGAWLGAAAITGLRAD; this is translated from the coding sequence GTGAGCGGCGGTGCGGAACTCGAAACGCTTCAGCGCCTGTTCGCGGACGCGCTGGACGATCCGCCACGCGATGCGCAGTTGTCCGCGCATCTGCGGCCGGTTGTCGATCTGCAAGACCCACTGGAGGGGAGCCGATCGAGTGACCTCGCGCACCGCGATCACGCTGCGGCCACCGACGCACAACAAGCCGCTCACCATGCCCGCATCGGCCTCTATCGCGGCAACGTCCGCGCCGCGCGCCGGCGCGCGCTCGCCAGCGCATACCCGGTGCTGCTCGCGCTGACCGGCGATCCGTACTTCGACGCATTGTCGCTTGCGTACGCGCGCGCGAATCCGTCGCCGGACGCGGACCTGAACCGCTTCGGCGCGGCCCTCGCCGACTTCGTCGCGCGTTACGAGCCGGACCCGCGTCACGCGTATTTCGCCGGCGTCGCGCGACTCGAATGGGCGCTGCACAAGGCCGCGTTCGCGGCCGACGTCGTGCCGCTTTCCCCGCAGCAATGGCTCGCGATGGACCCCGCTGCACTGTCGGACGCGCGGCTCGCGGTGCATCCGGCGTGCGTCGCGCTCGCATCCCCGTTTGCGGTCGACGCGATCTGGCGCGCGCATCAACCGGGCGGCGCGTGGCCCGGGCGGATCGACACGCCGTCGTGGTCGCTCGTCGTCCGTCCGCAGTGGCGTCCCGGCGTGCTGTCGCAGACGGCCGCCGCGCACGCGGCGTTCGTCGCGCTGCAAAACGGCGCGACGCTGGACGACGCGCTCGCGGCCGGGTTCGACCTCGATCCGGGCTTCGACTTCCCGACCCAGTGGGGCGCGTGGCTTGGCGCCGCCGCGATCACCGGGCTGCGCGCGGACTAG
- a CDS encoding DUF4148 domain-containing protein, with protein MKSLIAAAFAVTVLAAPALTFAQENNAPMTRAQVRAELVQLEKAGYRPGLSSPYYPEDLNAAQARVAQQDAPQASAYGPSTTGSSQTGARPATGPKSVYFGQ; from the coding sequence ATGAAGTCGCTTATTGCAGCCGCTTTCGCCGTCACCGTTCTCGCCGCACCCGCTCTGACGTTCGCGCAGGAAAACAACGCGCCGATGACCCGCGCGCAGGTTCGCGCCGAACTCGTTCAACTGGAAAAGGCCGGCTACCGTCCGGGCCTGTCCAGCCCGTACTACCCGGAAGACCTGAACGCCGCACAAGCGCGCGTCGCGCAGCAGGACGCCCCGCAGGCTTCGGCCTACGGCCCGTCGACGACCGGTTCGTCGCAAACCGGCGCCCGTCCGGCAACCGGCCCGAAGTCGGTCTACTTCGGCCAGTAA